From Bacteroidales bacterium, the proteins below share one genomic window:
- a CDS encoding LTA synthase family protein, whose translation MSTIPNKSLIIENKVAFFIYSSYQYFTQTELDNLANEINNFIKKEYYNDHFLSNEYPLFRERVNNDVLSNYFEPFDQKPNLVFIIIESLGRNYSGPDALYGSFTPFLDSLAQHSLYWYNFLSTAGRTFGALPSIFASTPYGEMGFNELADSFPTHTSLLRNLKHNGYFISFFYGGWLGFDRMSDFLLYNKTDYLIKYFPPIYKKMGKDFSWGYDDRTLFNYSFKVIDSFPTSPRADIYLTLSNHNPWEYAEIEKYEKKLDQYFAQHPDLYSKQTDFFDKKRFATVLYTDDVLREFFKAYKKRPEFENTIFIITGDHGLSYNINLALKKFHVPLIIYSPKLKKSAVFKGVCSHSDISPSIELLLKNKTSFNIPQWTCYIGKGLDTSKFFNMNCSYAFIWENKTYPDILSNYYYMHKDSLFTVSDNFLQRNIKNPNIEKELKHKQTIIASMHKILPKQNKILPQHSFSTAYRLPLYPNYKNNPFVKYYKKNDNFIINKNQEFIDVCTAELKHNFFNTIIVNGFIQIQSQLLKKITTKLVFETRDSLNRLISWQSIDFEIKEKETKNFNIHKYLIISRTSSFLPIYKINVYFWNQERSILSIKKMNLDIYIE comes from the coding sequence ATGAGTACAATACCCAACAAATCATTAATTATAGAAAATAAAGTTGCTTTTTTTATATATTCTAGTTACCAATATTTTACTCAAACAGAATTAGATAATTTAGCCAACGAAATCAACAACTTTATAAAAAAAGAATATTACAACGATCATTTTTTATCAAATGAATATCCATTGTTTAGAGAACGTGTAAACAACGATGTTTTAAGTAATTATTTTGAACCTTTCGACCAAAAACCCAATCTTGTTTTTATCATTATAGAAAGTCTTGGCAGAAACTATTCTGGTCCCGACGCTCTATATGGAAGTTTTACTCCCTTTTTAGATTCTTTAGCCCAACATAGTTTGTACTGGTATAACTTTTTATCTACTGCTGGGCGGACTTTTGGAGCACTACCATCCATTTTTGCTTCAACTCCATACGGCGAAATGGGATTTAACGAGTTAGCCGATAGCTTTCCTACTCATACTTCGCTTTTGCGAAACCTAAAACATAACGGATATTTCATTTCATTTTTTTATGGTGGTTGGCTTGGATTCGATCGAATGAGCGATTTTTTGCTTTATAATAAAACCGATTATCTTATTAAATATTTCCCTCCTATCTATAAAAAAATGGGAAAAGATTTTTCGTGGGGATACGATGACCGTACTCTTTTTAACTATTCATTTAAGGTTATTGATTCGTTTCCAACATCTCCACGTGCTGACATTTATCTAACTTTAAGCAATCATAATCCATGGGAATATGCAGAAATAGAAAAATACGAAAAAAAACTTGACCAATATTTCGCTCAACACCCCGATTTATATTCGAAACAAACCGATTTTTTTGATAAAAAAAGATTTGCAACCGTTTTATATACCGATGATGTGTTACGAGAATTTTTTAAAGCCTACAAGAAAAGACCCGAATTTGAAAATACCATTTTTATTATTACAGGCGATCATGGCTTATCATACAATATAAACCTTGCACTAAAAAAATTTCACGTTCCGCTTATTATCTATTCTCCTAAACTAAAAAAGTCTGCAGTGTTTAAAGGAGTTTGCAGCCATTCGGATATAAGTCCTTCTATAGAGCTTCTGTTAAAAAATAAAACATCTTTTAATATTCCACAATGGACATGCTATATAGGCAAAGGTCTCGATACTAGTAAATTTTTCAATATGAATTGTTCCTATGCTTTTATTTGGGAAAACAAAACATATCCCGATATACTATCTAATTATTATTATATGCATAAAGACAGTTTATTCACAGTATCTGATAATTTTCTACAGCGAAATATTAAAAATCCTAATATCGAAAAAGAACTAAAACATAAACAAACTATTATTGCCTCGATGCACAAAATATTGCCTAAACAAAATAAAATATTACCACAACATAGCTTTTCAACAGCATATCGGTTACCTTTATATCCTAACTATAAAAACAATCCTTTTGTTAAGTATTACAAAAAAAACGATAATTTTATTATAAATAAAAATCAAGAATTTATAGACGTATGCACTGCCGAATTAAAACATAATTTTTTTAATACCATAATAGTAAATGGGTTTATACAAATTCAATCGCAATTATTAAAAAAAATAACCACTAAACTTGTTTTCGAAACCAGAGATTCATTAAATAGATTAATTAGTTGGCAAAGCATTGATTTTGAAATAAAAGAAAAAGAAACAAAGAATTTTAATATACATAAGTATTTGATTATTAGCAGAACATCATCTTTTTTGCCAATATACAAAATAAATGTTTATTTTTGGAATCAAGAACGTAGCATTTTATCAATAAAAAAAATGAATCTTGATATATACATTGAATAA
- a CDS encoding acyl carrier protein — MSDIASRVKAIIVDKLGVDENEVTNEASFTNDLGADSLDTVELIMEFEKEFNIAIPDDQAEKIATVGDAISYIEKNAK, encoded by the coding sequence ATGTCAGACATTGCTTCAAGAGTTAAAGCAATCATCGTCGATAAGCTTGGCGTTGACGAAAACGAAGTTACAAACGAAGCTAGCTTCACCAACGATTTAGGAGCTGATTCGCTCGATACCGTTGAATTGATTATGGAATTTGAAAAAGAATTCAACATTGCTATTCCGGACGATCAAGCTGAAAAAATTGCTACCGTAGGTGATGCTATTTCTTACATTGAAAAAAACGCAAAGTAA
- a CDS encoding phosphoribosylglycinamide formyltransferase — translation MQNKKINLAIFASGSGTNAENIVKYFLNDDIISVHSVFTNNPKAGVIERMKTYNIPMIIFNKDEFHSKQFLSLLYQLNIDVIILAGFLWLIPENIIVNFPDRIINIHPALLPAYGGKGMYGNNVHKKVIDNKETKSGITIHLVNKDYDKGKILFQAVCHVYPNDTVDTLANRVHLLEYTHFPSIIKAFVLTR, via the coding sequence ATGCAAAACAAAAAAATTAATTTAGCTATTTTTGCTTCGGGAAGTGGTACCAACGCCGAAAATATTGTTAAATATTTTTTAAACGATGATATTATTTCAGTGCACTCAGTATTTACTAATAATCCTAAAGCAGGTGTCATTGAACGAATGAAAACATATAATATCCCAATGATAATCTTTAATAAAGATGAATTCCATTCTAAACAATTTCTAAGTTTATTATACCAATTAAATATTGATGTCATTATTTTAGCAGGCTTTTTATGGCTTATTCCTGAAAATATTATTGTTAATTTTCCTGATCGGATTATTAATATCCATCCTGCTTTATTGCCAGCATATGGTGGTAAGGGCATGTATGGAAATAATGTACATAAAAAGGTTATTGATAATAAAGAGACAAAATCAGGTATTACTATTCACTTGGTAAATAAAGACTACGATAAAGGTAAAATATTGTTTCAAGCTGTTTGTCATGTATATCCAAATGATACCGTCGATACATTAGCAAATAGAGTTCATTTACTCGAATACACACATTTCCCATCAATCATTAAAGCATTTGTTTTGACAAGATAA
- the fabF gene encoding beta-ketoacyl-ACP synthase II, with amino-acid sequence MELKRVVVTGLGAVTPLGNTVPEFWNGLKNGVSGCDLITQFDASKFKTRFACEVKNFNVENFIDRKEARKLDRYAQFALVAAEEAVKDSGLDLEKIDLDEAGVIWASGIGGIKTFQEEVIAFAKGDGTPRFSPFFIPKMIADIAAGHISMKYGFRGPNFSTVSACASSSHAISDAYIQIRLGKAKIMVAGGSEAAIMESGVGGFNAMQALSTNNDEYKTASRPFCKTRDGFVMGEGGAGLILEEYEHAVARGAKIYAEIVGTGLTADAYHLTAPHPDGLGAKKVMEMALKEANIAPEKIDYINVHGTATPLGDIAELKAIQAVFGEHAYKLNISSTKSMHGHLLGGAGAIEAIATILAMVNNTVPPTINHKEQDENIDPKLNLTLHKAQNREVNYAISNTFGFGGHNACILFKKLDS; translated from the coding sequence ATGGAATTGAAAAGAGTAGTCGTAACTGGCTTAGGCGCAGTAACGCCACTAGGTAATACTGTTCCTGAATTTTGGAATGGTTTAAAAAATGGTGTGAGCGGATGCGATTTAATTACGCAGTTCGACGCATCTAAATTCAAAACCAGGTTTGCTTGCGAAGTTAAAAATTTCAATGTAGAAAATTTTATTGACCGCAAAGAAGCCAGGAAACTGGACAGATATGCCCAGTTTGCCCTGGTTGCTGCGGAAGAAGCCGTTAAAGATTCTGGTCTTGATTTAGAAAAAATTGATTTAGACGAAGCCGGTGTTATTTGGGCATCGGGAATAGGTGGTATTAAAACATTTCAGGAAGAAGTTATAGCCTTTGCAAAAGGAGATGGAACTCCACGTTTTAGCCCCTTCTTTATTCCAAAAATGATTGCCGATATAGCTGCTGGTCATATATCTATGAAGTATGGTTTTAGAGGACCAAACTTCAGTACCGTTTCGGCTTGTGCATCTTCTTCACATGCCATTTCTGATGCTTATATTCAGATTCGTTTAGGTAAAGCTAAAATTATGGTAGCTGGTGGTTCAGAAGCTGCTATAATGGAGTCGGGAGTTGGCGGTTTTAATGCTATGCAAGCTTTGTCTACTAACAATGATGAGTATAAAACAGCATCGCGTCCATTCTGTAAAACACGTGATGGTTTTGTTATGGGCGAAGGTGGGGCAGGCTTAATTCTCGAAGAATATGAACATGCGGTAGCACGTGGTGCTAAAATTTATGCAGAAATTGTAGGAACTGGCTTAACGGCCGATGCATACCATCTTACCGCACCGCATCCCGATGGATTAGGAGCCAAAAAGGTAATGGAAATGGCATTAAAAGAAGCCAACATTGCACCCGAAAAGATCGATTATATTAACGTTCATGGAACCGCTACACCACTGGGTGACATCGCCGAATTGAAAGCAATTCAAGCCGTATTTGGCGAACATGCATATAAGTTAAATATCAGTTCAACTAAATCAATGCATGGACATTTATTGGGAGGTGCTGGTGCCATTGAAGCTATTGCTACTATTTTAGCAATGGTAAATAATACGGTACCACCTACCATCAATCATAAAGAACAAGACGAAAATATTGATCCAAAATTGAATTTGACTTTGCATAAAGCACAAAATCGTGAAGTGAATTATGCAATTAGCAATACATTTGGTTTTGGTGGCCATAATGCTTGTATTTTATTTAAAAAACTAGATTCTTAG